AGTAGTGGTCATAGTACTGTATAAATGGATGCGCTAGACTGGATCGGGAGGTGAAATGAAACGGTCCCGACCCAAAAGGAACCTGCACGCTGGGCTCGCCTGCTCTCCTGCACTCCAGCACCGCAACGCAACGCAACCGCCATTTCAAGTCGCCCGCCATCAACCACAAACCAGAGTATAGCAACCTAcgctctctctttctcttccacTTCCATCGACTTGCAGTGCTTGGCTCTTCccacttcttttttttctcgctCTACCCAATTTTTCCCTCCTCTTGACAAACGGATATCCCTATTTCGCCTCTACCCATCATGAATCCCGAGTGGTAAGTTCTCTGCCTGATGATGAATCCGTCCCCGGTTTGGATCACTTCTCCCTCAGAAGGTCCTTGTTTCCTTATTAGAAACCAGAGGGTTGATTTGCCACTTTGGTTTCAATACagtgttttcctttttttttttttgcttcgTTTTGACCATCTTTTTGCTGACCTGCTGGTTTCTCTTAGAGCATTTCCCACCCCTAAGCGCCCCGATCAGTCCTTATCTTCGCGGCAGATATGCGGTCTGCGACCTGATCTCCTGGAGAACTAATCATCGAAATAGATACGACTACCTCTTCAAGCTCCTGCTTATTGGAGACTCCGGTGTTGGAAAGTCTTGCTTGCTCCTTCGATTCGCCGACGATACCTACACGGAAAGCTACATCTCCACGATTGGCGTGGATTTTGTATGTAACTCCCTCGTTGCGATCTTTCACATTATAGGCATTATAACAATCTAACTGTGGCTCTAGAAAATCCGGACCATCGAACTCGACGGCAAGACTGTGAAGCTTCAGATTGTATAAACAAGGCAGCACCTATGTTCAGATTGACGTGGCATAACTGACAGATGTTTTTAGTGGGATACTGCAGGCCAGGAGCGTTTCCGAACCATTACCTCATCCTACTACCGTGGCGCCCATGGTATCTGTGTTGTCTATGATGTGACCGACATGGATTCTTTCAACAACGTCAAGCAGTGGCTCCAGGAAATTGATCGCTATGCAACCGAAGGTGTCAACAAGCTGCTTGTGGGCAACAAGAGCGACATGGAAGACAAGAAAGTTGTGGAATATACCGTGGCGAAGGTATGGTTTACGAAAGCACAATCTTGACCCCGTGATGTGCCTTCTGGGACCATGAGAACTGACCTGGCTTTCTTAGGAATTTGCCGATAGCCTGGGAATCCCGTTCCTTGAGACTTCCGCCAAAAATGCCTCTAATGTCGAACAAGCTTTCTTGACGATGGCAAGACAGATTAAGGAGCGCATGGGGACTGCCACCATCAACAACAAGCCAACTGTGCAGGTCAGCCAAGGCCAGGGCGTCCAGTCTGGCTCTGCAGGCGGATGCTGCTAAATTCACcaacctcctccacaccTCGCCGGGGATCATTTCCGCCTGACGGTCAGTAATTCTATGGATAGGGACCCCTGACAATACGTGGCAGTGAACAACAATCTTGACGGGTTATCACTCCAGCATGCTTTTAACATTCAAAATCGGTGCTGTGATGACGGACTGACCACACCCAGGTACTTGGGCTTGCGATGACTGCTGGGATCTCTCATCTATTCTCTTCATAATCTTCTTACAACTCCTTTCCTCCCCCGGCTTCCATCCTGCTTTAGACGGTCTGCGTTTATTGTCCTCTTGCTGTTTTTCTTATCTTTTCTATTTACTGTGATTACTGCTggtgttcttttctttttcttttgttcttATCTTTTCGACAGCATGCCTACGTCTCGTTGCCCCCATTGTCTTCAGCAGGTTGGGTTCCATGCGTGTTTTTTGTTGGAATGGATTAATGGAAAGAACTTAATGAATGTCCGGAGCAATATCTTCATCTGGTTGATATTTTATCAGTTGGGATTTCAAGTATTGCGTTTTACAACCACATGTCCGGTAGCTATCTGGTTCTACATGGAGTATGAGACATGTTCTGAGTAAAGATATTTGTAGTGAGAAAGCCAAAATGAGCACACTAGCCCTTTTCACATGCACAGGTTCCGAATACCAGTTTTATACTGGGGAAACAGTCCCGACGAATATAATGAACGATTCATACATAATCTGCACACCACAACTAATTTCCTTGTAATTAAATTAGGCGTTAGGTGCTATTTCAACGTTAGAATCAATCTCTCCCTTCTTTCGGAAAGGGGAGGGGCCAAAAGGAAGTAAAATACCGAGGCACAGTTGTTCGGCAAAACGTCATGAAGGCCATCATTCGTCCGCCGTTTCGAACCGAATGATTACCGCGTCCTGGACACTCATAATAGCCCTGCACTTCCATTCTCTCCTGCATTTCCTCTTTTACCCCTGTCCGTCGCCTCTAGAAGATTTATTTAAAAGCTTGTCATTTGGATTAAGACAATCCATTCTTTTCCCCGGCTATAGACTATTTGGCCCAGAATACGCTGACTCCACTATCATTTCCGCCATACTAACCACATCGTTACTATTCCGTCGCCGTCATGTCTCAGTCAACCATTGAACAGCAGAAgaaggcggcggcggcgtcTGCTGCCGCCCAGCAAAGTGATAACGTAGCACATGCATTGTCCGGGGCTGGAGGCGGGATCCTTTCCATGGCTTTGACGTGCGTCGCATCAATTGCCTCCCCTTTTTGGCAGTTCTGCGCAGGCATTTGACATTGTTCTCCTTGCAGTTACCCCCTGATTACCCTTTCAACGAGAGCGCAAGTCGAATCGAAGCGCGCCCATTCTACCACCCTCGATGCCGTCCGTCGAATTGTGCAGCGGGAAGGGTTCTCGGGCCTATACTCGGGACTGGAGTCTGCACTGTTCGGAATCAGTGTCACCAATTTTGTGTACTACTACTGGTATGAGTGGACGCGGTCTGCGTTTGAGAAGGCCGCTATCAAGGCCGGCCGGGCTTCGAAAAAGCTCACGACCTTTGAGTCCATGGTTGCTGGTGCTATCGCTGGCAGTGCAACAGTCATGATTACCAACCCAATCTGGGTCATAAACACTCGAATGACGGCCCGCAAATCCGATTCTGACGAGCAGACCCTGCCCGGGACGCCCCCCAAGAAAGCACGAGCGTCAACTATCAATACCCTGATGGAGCTTCTTCGTGAAGAGGGCCCCAAAGCCCTTTTTGCCGGCGTCCTTCCGGCGCTCGTGTTGGTCATCAATCCCATCCTCCAATATACAATCTTTGAGCAATTGAAGAATGTCTTGGAACGCCGAAGACGCGTTACTCCGAAAGATGCGTTTTATCTCGGCGCTCTAGGCAAGATTCTAGCCACTTCGATTACATATCCTTATATCACGATCAAGAGTCGGATGCATGTCGCTAGCAGAGATGGCCCCAAAGAGAGTCTGAATGGAAGCTTAAAGAGAATCATCAAGGAGGAAGGCTACGTGGGTCTGTATAAAGGTAAATCGAGCTTCGCGTGTTAAACCGAATATTTGCATCTTAGGCTGACAACACGGCACAGGAATTGGACCAAAGGTGACCCAGAGTGCAATCACTGCAGCATTCTTGTTTGCATTCAAGGATGTCATCTACGGCATGACAGTTGCCGCTCGGAGGAGAACCCAGGCTGTTTCGAAATAAAAAGAAGCCGCCGATAATCCTGAGCACAAACATAAATGGGGTTTTTCGAAAATGATACCTATGTTGTAACTATGCAGAGGGCTCCCTGTGTTTGGGTGTTGTTATTTCTGGCTACAGTACTGGTCTGACCATGTGACATGTTAATTACGTCTCTGTCccctttcctcttcatcagtCCGTATTTGTTGGACCATTTACAGCATGCTTTATTGATTGCCATGTCAATTTTCTGTATGGAAACATTTCCAAAGGATGAGTTTCTAGTTTCATTAGTGTATGATAATATGCAAATGCTCCCCAGCTGTTTTATATCATAGGCTATTGGCCAAATGCTGTACAGGTCGAGCTTATAAGCTTATCTATATCAAATGCAAATGTATGTGAATAGAGTGTAAAGGGCTAAGTTCGAAAGCTATTGTTTAGCTATATACAAAAAGGATTCGATAAAGAAAGGaggagagagggagaagcTAGTATATAAAGGCTCGCGTAAATGTATGCCTGACGCGTCGAGAGGCGTCCGATGCTCTGTACGATCCCTGGGCAGATGAGGCCGACCCAACACCTGTTCAAGACCCAAAACGGAGTTGTCACGTGCTTGCGAGGACCTGTTCCGAGTGCCACTTTAGGCGTAGCCTATCACAGAGCTCTAGATAGTCCTTCACAGATCATATAATTGATACCCCACCCTCATTGGTATATCTGACCGCCTACCAATCTGGGACAATCGCGGTTCCGCGCGGACGCGTGGACGCGTTGAGTGTCTTTCTTGAGATGTTGACCTCTCAACTTTGATGTTCCATACTCTACTCTGTATCGTCCTGATCTTCCATATTCTGGTCATATTACCATTTCCTATCACTAGCAAATGTGAGTTTAAACGACCAGCTTTCAATTAACATCGTGTTGATCCAATACCTCATTTCAAGCAGATCTTCTTCCAATACCTATCatactactccgtacgaTACTCGAACAATTCAATTTATTGCGCTGGCAGAATGATTATTGAGCTTTTGCCCAGCAAAATGCGGTGTTGACTGTTTCTGGGGAAAGTATCATAATGGGATATTGATTTTGCTCTCCCATAGAGCTGGGAAATATCTGCTATTCACTCACATGATTTGATAGCATCCTGTTCTTTGTTGAGAACCCTTCAAAGCCTAAGGAAGCTATTCGTTTCAGCGACTGTGGCTTTTAGAAGGCCGCTATTACACTACCTCTTGGTAAGTAGATATCACTTTGGGCTCCGGTAGAAGGAGCctttgaaaaagaaaaggaaaaagaccGAGGAAGCTCAGCTAATATGACAAAGCATTTTTACTACGCTAGGACTATCATAATGCCCAAGTATATGTCCGACATAGAAAATAACCAAGGCTTAACGCAAGAGGCTCAGCTCCTCTTATCGCAATTCATGAGAAATTCGTACGCTAAACACCGGCCAGCGTACGTAAAAAATTCCAAGCTCATGTTACCCAATAGAAATTCAGCGCCGACACCAGCAGCGCGACGTTCTGGCCGACAGAGGACGGGGCCCATCAATTATTACGAGAGAATAAACCTTTTCGCCGAGCGGGATTCAAACGACAATGCGAGCGAAAGATCACGCAATTCCTCAGTTCCATTCCGACCACGGGGAAGCCATTCGTCACTCCCGTTGGATTCGAGGCCGGAACCGCCCCAGTCTTTTCAGCATTCTCGGATTGATGTTCCTCGGCCGAGGCCGGATAACCCTCCACCCTGCAGGACTTCTCGCAACCCAAAAAATTTGAACAGGCTCCTACGTAGTCGTGAATTGGGCAACGCCAACCGACAACTTCAAGTCGGCTTTGCGCAAGACCTAAAGCCTTCTCGGTACTGGCAAGGCGCGTCCAATGATGTTATTGTTTTGGCCTGGTCGCCTGATGGAACCAGGTTCGCAGCCGGCGCTACTGCACAGAGTGATGAGCATAACATGGAATACAACAGGGGTAAAAATCTTGTTTTAGGCGACCTTACAAGGAACTCTATAAAGGAGCTACCGGATCACTGGGTTAAACGTCCTTGTAGGCGAGCGGCATCCGGCCAAAACCAGACAGACACGCGTCTATTCATGAGTGTCACTGCTATGCAATGGTTTGATGATATTCTCTTTACATCAAGCTATGATAACACTGTGAAATTGTGGGATGTCAGCAGCCATGCCAATGCTGGTTGTGCTGGCACGCTCGGGCATAATTCGAAAGTTGAGGTCATGGCGCCTTCGAATTTTGACAACCAAATACTGGCAACTGGTACGGACTCTATTGGACTATGGAACATCAAAGAGCGAAAGCATATCCCGCTGGAATTTCAACAGCGCCAGCGGAGGAAGGATATAGAATTGGTATCGACTTCATTAGCATGGGGCACTATTCCAGCAACAAGAAACATCCTGCTTGCCGGGTTGTCagagaaggatgagaaggatgaAGGTGTTCCACAGAATGGGCTGCTTGCAGCTTGGCGCATGGATGAAGCATCGACGACCCCAATCCACCTTTCCCCAAATGCGCAAAACATCTTCGATATAAAATGGCATCCTTCATTGCCATTGTTCCTTACTGGGAGTGCTCCGACGCCCTCGAGAGCCTCGCTCGCTAGGTCAGTTGTCCGGTTATATGATCCTTTGAGGTCAAAGATGCATAAAATAGAACTTGACTGTCCTGCGCTGGATATAAATGACGTGACCTTTTGTCCGATGAATCCTTATTATGTAACTGCCAGCTGTACTGATGGTGTTACATACCTTTGGGATTACCGCAAGCCCGGGGATATTCTGCTCCGACTTGAGCATGATGGTCCCTCTGAGCAGATAGATGAGAGTCTTCCCAGGGAGCGAGTAGATGTCGGCGTCAGGATGGCGCTATGGGGGCATGGCCCTGACCAGTTTTACAGTGGTGCTTCAGATGCCGTTCTAAAGAGGTGGAACATTCTTTGCTCCCAAGAGGATGTTCATGTTGATGATGTCGCACGTTTTCCAGGCGCGGTTATGTGCGGTTCATTTTCAAGTGACAAAACCAACCTTCTCATAGGAGATTCTGCTGGGGGCCTTCATGTGCTATCATCAAGACCATTTCAGGCCAGTGATGAACAGAGTATGGTCTTTGAAAGCGCTACTGAGGCTATTCACGACGACGGGGACCAACAGGCAGATCCTAATGCCGAGGCTCAACTGGCGAACAATATGTTGCTGTGTGGGGAGCTGGTTAGACATCCCGTTTACGGCGTCGGAAAAGGGCCTCACTATAAAGGCCCTTTTGCCAGCTGGGCGCGCCCTGACAGCACGCCTCGACATCTCATTGCCGAAACTCCTCTCAAGGAGGAAGTACTAATTCGTCAATTGGATGGCGCTCCGTTGAACGATCGGCGAGGGCTCGACGAACAGTCTCGAAGAGCAATTGCCTCTCGAATCCAATTCTCTCGGATACGCAACCAGCGGCGACAAGgaaacaaaaggaaaagaaattaCTCTACTATTTCAACCAAACCGACCTCTTCCAGCAGCAATAATTTCATCGACCTTTGCAGCAGCGAAGAAACAGATGATGAGAGTCCACTCCCTCCACTTCCCACTGGTAGATCCAAGCGACGTGCCAGGAAAATTGATGATCCAGTGACTACTAAGGCCGAACCTGAGATAATAGATCTTACCTTGGAGTCCGATCCAGAGGAGAATGCAAGTCCATTGACAATTGAAACATTGCTAGAGGAActggaagaagacagagaGGAGGACTTTTGGTGGCCAGCAAGCGGTACTATCAACCCGAATTTCCCCAAAGAAGGTGAAGACGATCCTTAGTCACAAGCTGTGATCCAAAGGCAAGAATGCTGTATGTGTCGAGCGTCGCTTCCTATGCGGATATCAGGACCATTTCTCTTGCATGCGCCATTGGATTTACATCAGAACTTGGTTGATGGTTAACCAATGAGATATGAGATCAACTGAACTATCATGATAGTATAACCACACAAGGAACTCATGAAATAAGCCAGAAGGCTTTGCCATGGCTTCATGTTGCACTGCCTATGATGATATGAATTGGGAATTGGGATAGGATATACTCTCTGGCGCGTGGAAGCCCAAACCCTAATTCAAGGTCGGGGCAAAGTCATTGAAGTTTTGGGAAGTAATAAAAAGATGAAGCGAGAAAAAGACTAGGACAGATTCAGGTTATCTTGCCTATTTTTGATGTGATAGATTTCTGTGTATATAAAATGACATCATACAACCCTATAAAGACAGTTAATCTTTGATGTATTCCGGGATGTCCTTCAGGGGTACTCCGCGATCATTTCGCATACAACCACTGTCGAGGCGCCGCTGTCTTTTAGGCTCTCCCATACCTATAAAGTTACCAACCCGGGTGATACTCGCGAGTTCGAAACAGAGACTTAATTGAATGATCGTGTCAATCAATCGGCAATCCATCTGAGCCACCTGTGTATGCCCTGCAGAGGAGCCAATCTCAACTGCAGACGAGATTATAAGAAGCCCCCACAATGATCTGTCAaactgtcacaacctggcttctctcgtatcgtacctagggttctagttggttgtatttcgagacaggacacttaccttaaAGTGTCTTCCAATGTGCACGTAGGCTCCGATGACCATTCAGGTCCAGCGTAAGTCGACAATGCGtggatgggtatatcgccccctccaggcttcGTAAGACAAGTAGAATCGagaaggtaacgaatagagaaacaaggccaaccgagtacgtatactgggttgttgttAAGTgagacgagtcagaaactaggaaggtaaccaatgctgaatgacttagattgatcgcgaagaactaagctaagtacatgaatgagcgtcctgaTACACCCTCCGGTTGTATACCACCTTGTATACCATCCATAGTATGTTAGTGATGAAAGCTGAATAAGGATCAGTCGGGAAAAGTGGTCGACGTGCGCATACATATTgaagattaagcactcattctattgTCAATGCGTCTATAGATCCCAATGTCACATCGCTCTGATTAGTTAAGTTAAATAAGACTCTTTgtcatatagcctcgtgctgtccggattatcgactccccgattcccagatcctgagctacccgctccTTTCAGTTAGATGGTAGAAAGTCACATGATTCATTCGCTGGttatcaacttgatccctgtgtcctgtcacaacctggcttctctcgtgtcgtacctagggttctagttagttgtatttcgagactgaacacttaccttaagtgttcccaagtagtcgtatgctcaatgccccttcgggtccgattcggtatgtcgtatgcgttgatgggtatgtcgccccctccaggctccgtagttcaatagtcgttgatgggtatatcgccccctccaggctccgtaagataatcaacaagtaggaacggtaaaggtaacgagtagagaaacaaggccaaccgagtacgtatactgggttgttggttaagtgcggacgagtcagaaactagaaggtaaccaatgctgtaagacttgaattgatcgcgaagaactaagctaggtacatgaatgaatgtccttatatacctttcctagtccaatggtagattctccgttcctaccatgctacctccttctgtcctgtaatatccattccctgatagattggtagcattccctctttgtcctatctaccatattggtatattggtagaattcctccgtcgtcctttctaccgtggtcacgtgatgcttgggtgtatatcttcctcatcataatccttgttctttctgcatggtctttttgcccaatgattctgccttgactccccgcattgtcacgtgaggctgatgcagtgagatctgtaacattacctccccctctttcaggctttcgtcctcgagagCCATAAGAACTGCGGCATTCCCGTCGGTGAgtgttttgtttttctgtttttcttttcctcatGCTTCGTTTATCATGCCCAAATCAAACCCTCGTCGTGATCGTCTGGCTGATAAAATAGATAAGGaaggtttcttttctcctccttgtCTCCGTTGTTCCGAAATGAGTGCTTCCAATATGTCTTGTGAATGTAAACGAATCTCGTCAAATCGAAAATGCAATAATTGTGTGCGTTCTGGCGTCAAGTGTGAACGTGATTTTCATAATGAACGAAAATGGCAAAATTTGGAGCGTGATCGAATGAGATTAGCCGCCGACCTCGAAGATGCGGAGCGTTCAAATGATGAGGCACTGGCGCGTCTTTCCGAGACGTCTGCCAAATTGGCCCGGTTGCGGAAACATAAACGGTTTCTTGAGGCTCGAAATAAGGCTATGTTAGAGAATGACGTGGCTCTTCTTGAGGAGTTGGATTCTCAAGTTTCCTGGCCTGTTGCTGAGACCGCTTCTCTGGATGCTCAGCTTGCTGCGGTGACAGATGATCCTAGTCtgtctcagatgatgaattctccttccttttgggagaacttcgactctgctgtcgctggtggtattccttcaccaactggtggcaaccagtcaagttcgcaataggttcccatgtgttctcagaggtatcgtaccctttccatttgatcaggtaacatggtcgtccattgacttgtcggtaatccagaattcgttcaacttcatattcatcatcatcgctttcgatttcgatattttctgttggcatggcgtttttcggtgctggttccaatagcgagatgtgaaatactggatgtatgcgcttcattgatttcggtagtttcaagcggtaattcactggtcctgtttttccttcaatggtgaaaggtccaatcttctggtgatcgagcttttgacttggtcgtttcgttttgatatttctgcggagcaggaatactttctccccctcttcaaggtaggtccctctccatggtgcttgtcgtaatatatagccgctcgtaggttcatgaagtcaatgtctcttgacagttggtggtgtaagttcttcagcttttggactgtctcatttgctgcttctgatgtggactcttgtggtcgtggtttctcatatagcactgggtggtatccataattggcgtaaaatggcgttactttgagcgttgagtgctctgcattgttgtatgcaaactgtgccatgggtaggaatttaaccc
The sequence above is a segment of the Aspergillus chevalieri M1 DNA, chromosome 6, nearly complete sequence genome. Coding sequences within it:
- the YPT1 gene encoding Rab family GTPase YPT1 (COG:U;~EggNog:ENOG410PI28;~InterPro:IPR005225,IPR001806,IPR027417;~PFAM:PF00025,PF08477,PF00071,PF01926;~go_function: GO:0003924 - GTPase activity [Evidence IEA];~go_function: GO:0005525 - GTP binding [Evidence IEA]); its protein translation is MNPEYDYLFKLLLIGDSGVGKSCLLLRFADDTYTESYISTIGVDFKIRTIELDGKTVKLQIWDTAGQERFRTITSSYYRGAHGICVVYDVTDMDSFNNVKQWLQEIDRYATEGVNKLLVGNKSDMEDKKVVEYTVAKEFADSLGIPFLETSAKNASNVEQAFLTMARQIKERMGTATINNKPTVQVSQGQGVQSGSAGGCC
- the pmp47 gene encoding putative peroxisomal membrane protein Pmp47 (COG:C;~EggNog:ENOG410PHVF;~InterPro:IPR018108,IPR023395;~PFAM:PF00153;~TransMembrane:4 (i78-100o128-148i191-212o232-252i)) → MSQSTIEQQKKAAAASAAAQQSDNVAHALSGAGGGILSMALTYPLITLSTRAQVESKRAHSTTLDAVRRIVQREGFSGLYSGLESALFGISVTNFVYYYWYEWTRSAFEKAAIKAGRASKKLTTFESMVAGAIAGSATVMITNPIWVINTRMTARKSDSDEQTLPGTPPKKARASTINTLMELLREEGPKALFAGVLPALVLVINPILQYTIFEQLKNVLERRRRVTPKDAFYLGALGKILATSITYPYITIKSRMHVASRDGPKESLNGSLKRIIKEEGYVGLYKGIGPKVTQSAITAAFLFAFKDVIYGMTVAARRRTQAVSK
- a CDS encoding uncharacterized protein (COG:S;~EggNog:ENOG410Q1H7) yields the protein MPKSNPRRDRLADKIDKEGFFSPPCLRCSEMSASNMSCECKRISSNRKCNNCVRSGVKCERDFHNERKWQNLERDRMRLAADLEDAERSNDEALARLSETSAKLARLRKHKRFLEARNKAMLENDVALLEELDSQVSWPVAETASLDAQLAAVTDDPSLSQMMNSPSFWENFDSAVAGGIPSPTGGNQSSSQ
- a CDS encoding WD repeat protein (COG:S;~EggNog:ENOG410PN9H;~InterPro:IPR036322,IPR037588,IPR015943,IPR019775, IPR001680,IPR017986;~PFAM:PF00400;~go_component: GO:0031931 - TORC1 complex [Evidence IEA];~go_component: GO:0031932 - TORC2 complex [Evidence IEA];~go_function: GO:0005515 - protein binding [Evidence IEA];~go_process: GO:0031929 - TOR signaling [Evidence IEA]), whose amino-acid sequence is MPKYMSDIENNQGLTQEAQLLLSQFMRNSYAKHRPAYVKNSKLMLPNRNSAPTPAARRSGRQRTGPINYYERINLFAERDSNDNASERSRNSSVPFRPRGSHSSLPLDSRPEPPQSFQHSRIDVPRPRPDNPPPCRTSRNPKNLNRLLRSRELGNANRQLQVGFAQDLKPSRYWQGASNDVIVLAWSPDGTRFAAGATAQSDEHNMEYNRGKNLVLGDLTRNSIKELPDHWVKRPCRRAASGQNQTDTRLFMSVTAMQWFDDILFTSSYDNTVKLWDVSSHANAGCAGTLGHNSKVEVMAPSNFDNQILATGTDSIGLWNIKERKHIPLEFQQRQRRKDIELVSTSLAWGTIPATRNILLAGLSEKDEKDEGVPQNGLLAAWRMDEASTTPIHLSPNAQNIFDIKWHPSLPLFLTGSAPTPSRASLARSVVRLYDPLRSKMHKIELDCPALDINDVTFCPMNPYYVTASCTDGVTYLWDYRKPGDILLRLEHDGPSEQIDESLPRERVDVGVRMALWGHGPDQFYSGASDAVLKRWNILCSQEDVHVDDVARFPGAVMCGSFSSDKTNLLIGDSAGGLHVLSSRPFQASDEQSMVFESATEAIHDDGDQQADPNAEAQLANNMLLCGELVRHPVYGVGKGPHYKGPFASWARPDSTPRHLIAETPLKEEVLIRQLDGAPLNDRRGLDEQSRRAIASRIQFSRIRNQRRQGNKRKRNYSTISTKPTSSSSNNFIDLCSSEETDDESPLPPLPTGRSKRRARKIDDPVTTKAEPEIIDLTLESDPEENASPLTIETLLEELEEDREEDFWWPASGTINPNFPKEGEDDP